One genomic region from Salvelinus sp. IW2-2015 linkage group LG24, ASM291031v2, whole genome shotgun sequence encodes:
- the LOC111951438 gene encoding KICSTOR subunit 2-like: MTEAPREDELRPLPRERAILESFFTQLGMFSFDRAKDYVEKEKDSSKSAAAIWAALLTAFAHLSAAEKAYHNMTFLGQKLGGQSFFSRKDSIRTIYTSLFNALRKVVIMGRHAQPGSAPSLEDLLSHLSEQLCHFXQARMEMADLYEKMHALGSQKNVNSEELVATLEAVVQKYSSRFHHPILGRLEGGFQTEVDVVTQLLRCQAQVSEWHFLPALLSLHGASSKLTAWGQLFQRQRETRKHLFGGQSQKAVQPPHLYVWLQRFQGALLAKFSFYFHEALSRQTASADMKALTARXAPDYHGKICSFIRKHDANNVSLVFDNRGLDSFQGHGYHHPHSYREVPKGVEQFPAVVSLPGGERPLTHWPNVIMMMGDFEAELNTLDKVVHFYDDKVQSTYYLTRPESHFTLVVIFDGRKSEKDLHITAFLQEISGSLRNSKPFSTLKPGSKG; encoded by the exons ATGACGGAGGCTCCGCGTGAGGACGAACTGCGGCCGTTGCCACGTGAGCGGGCGATTCTGGAGAGTTTCTTCACGCAGCTCGGAATGTTCTCGTTCGACCGAGCGAAGGACTatgtggagaaagagaaggacagCAGCAAGAGCGCAGCGGCCATCTGGGCCGCTCTCCTCACCGCCTTCGCACACCTTTCCGCAGCGGAGAAGGCCTATCACAACATGACGTTCCTGGGACAAAAGCTGG GCGGCCAGTCGTTCTTCAGCCGCAAGGACTCCATCCGCACCATCTACACCTCCCTGTTCAATGCGCTGAGGAAGGTGGTTATCATGGGGCGCCACGCCCAGCCAGGCTCCGCACCCTCCCTGGAGGACCTGCTGTCTCATCTGTCGGAGCAGCTGTGCCACTTCASCCAGGCCCGCATGGAGATGGCTGACCTGTACGAGAAGATGCACGCGCTGGGCAGCCAGAAGAACGTCAACTCTGAGGAGCTGGTCGCCACCCTCGAGGCGGTGGTGCAGAAATACAGCTCTAG atTCCACCACCCCATCCTGGGCCGCTTGGAGGGGGGCTTCCAGACAGAGGTGGATGTGGTGACACAGCTCCTGCGCTGCCAGGCCCAGGTGTCAGAGTGGCACTTTCTGCCCGCCCTGCTCAGCCTGCATGGGGCTAGCTCTAAGCTGACCGCCTGGGGACAGCTCTTTCAGCGCCAGAGGGAGACCCGCAAGCACCTGTTCGGAGGCCAGTCCCAGAAAGCCGTGCAGCCGCCCCACCTGTACGTGTGGCTGCAGCGCTTCCAGGGGGCGCTCCTTGCTAAATTCAGCTTCTACTTCCATGAGGCGCTGAGCCGCCAGACGGCGTCCGCAGACATGAAGGCCCTGACGGCACGCRCGGCCCCTGATTACCACGGCAAGATCTGTTCKTTTATCCGCAAACACGATGCCAACAATGTCTCGCTGGTGTTCGACAACCGCGGCTTGGACAGCTTCCAGGGCCACGGCTACCACCACCCGCACTCGTACCGCGAGGTGCCCAAGGGGGTGGAGCAGTTCCCCGCCGTGGTGTCCCTTCCCGGGGGCGAGCGGCCGCTCACGCACTGGCCCAACGTCATCATGATGATGGGCGACTTCGAGGCGGAGCTCAACACGCTGGACAAGGTGGTACACTTCTATGACGACAAAGTCCAGAGCACTTACTACCTGACCAGACCGGAATCACACTTCACCCTGGTGGTCATCTTCGACGGTAGGAAGTCCGAGAAGGACTTGCACATCACCGCCTTCCTGCAGGAGATCTCTGGCTCGCTGAGGAACTCCAAACCATTCAGCACCCTCAAACCTGGCTCcaagggctga